A region from the uncultured Holophaga sp. genome encodes:
- a CDS encoding thiolase family protein, whose amino-acid sequence MKLTDPISILAAGRIPQGRFGGSLAGQGAVALGVAATEALLADPALPRPTRLAWGMARSHTQGMNPGRTIAVRAGLGHHVVGTTLNMACGSGMGAIFQAAQALLLGEPGPVLAGGSEAMSDNPHLLPNLRWGFRLGHRDLPDVMHQDGLLCPLTGLLMGETVERLARKQGITREEADRYALESHRRAAASNFSREHLPHPLISTDECIRPDASLEVLAALPPLYAPGGLVTAGNASALSDGAAALLLDRKGSPALGRILGWTEVALDPMEMGRGPVHAVQRLLHETGHRVTDITLWELNEAFAAQVICCALELGLPPERLNVAGGALSLGHPIGASGARIVVALLHRLREKGGGLGIATLGIGGGLGQALLLEACP is encoded by the coding sequence GTGAAGCTGACAGACCCCATCTCCATCCTGGCCGCCGGTCGCATCCCCCAGGGGCGCTTCGGGGGGTCCCTGGCAGGACAGGGAGCAGTGGCCCTGGGGGTCGCCGCGACGGAGGCCCTGCTGGCCGACCCCGCCCTGCCGCGCCCCACGCGCCTTGCCTGGGGTATGGCCCGCTCCCACACCCAGGGAATGAACCCAGGCCGGACCATCGCAGTGCGGGCAGGCCTGGGACACCACGTGGTGGGCACCACCCTCAACATGGCTTGCGGCTCGGGCATGGGAGCCATCTTCCAGGCCGCTCAGGCCCTCCTCCTCGGAGAGCCGGGCCCCGTCCTGGCGGGGGGCAGCGAAGCCATGTCCGACAACCCCCACCTGCTCCCGAATCTGCGCTGGGGGTTCCGCCTCGGACATCGCGACCTGCCGGATGTCATGCACCAGGACGGGCTCCTCTGCCCCCTGACCGGCCTGCTCATGGGTGAGACAGTAGAGAGGCTGGCCCGGAAACAGGGCATCACCCGGGAGGAGGCCGACCGCTACGCCCTGGAGAGCCACCGGAGGGCCGCTGCCTCCAACTTCAGCCGGGAGCACCTGCCCCATCCCCTGATCAGCACCGATGAGTGCATCCGCCCAGATGCCTCCCTGGAGGTCCTGGCCGCCCTCCCCCCCCTCTACGCCCCCGGTGGTCTGGTGACCGCGGGGAACGCCTCTGCGCTCAGCGATGGCGCCGCTGCCCTCCTCCTCGACCGGAAGGGGTCGCCAGCCCTGGGACGGATCCTCGGATGGACCGAAGTGGCCCTGGACCCCATGGAGATGGGCCGGGGTCCCGTGCACGCGGTCCAGAGACTCCTGCACGAGACCGGCCACAGAGTGACGGATATCACACTCTGGGAGCTGAACGAGGCCTTTGCCGCCCAGGTCATCTGCTGTGCCCTGGAGTTGGGACTGCCCCCTGAGAGGCTGAACGTCGCCGGGGGCGCACTGAGCCTGGGACACCCCATCGGCGCCAGTGGCGCCCGCATCGTGGTCGCCCTGCTGCACCGACTGCGCGAGAAGGGTGGCGGATTGGGCATCGCCACCCTCGGCATCGGAGGCGGCCTGGGACAGGCCCTCCTCCTGGAGGCATGTCCCTGA
- a CDS encoding ATP-binding protein yields MNTWIWKKHLTKTTVPQIHLHSAWAMLVPVAALGVQAALWRFLHPYVWFLFYPAVFFSSWLGGRKWGIAATTLSAALVWWGFMPPQYAVKVIDPSGLLSIVVFLVMGTLFSLFQERLRQAKADAEAALDKVRELDDLKSRMFANVSHELRTPLALILGPSEQMLASETLTPESRRHLEVIDRNARLLYRHVTDLLDVARLESGRLQPAFARINLVQVARTVASHFDSLGMDRNIEFSCHLPETLPMEADPGMIQRVLLNLLSNAFKFTPPGGRIQLVVCLLESAVRIEVHDTGPGIPESHRERIFKRFEQVDGGAERVYGGTGLGLSIVKEFALLHRGTASVRSAPGTGSIFEVTIPLTAPAGTVVKADLPSPDPQLERQFAEELGRNSTSPKSGDLRGDLPLVLVVEDNADLGAYLVDLLKPTYRVELATAGHEGLEKALALRPALILTDIMMPGMSGDRMLQLLRAHPELDVTPVIVLTAKQDETLLLHLFELGAQDCVHKPFSNNELLARVRAQLTERKRSDASAHFQKTLYEAVAASIPQGGLYVVDPVFVFLVAQGSLMQDLIGFSGNLVGRSVDDVLEWDQAAMVKAKFQKALSGEAVSYEIDIRDRTLWTQYMPIRDASGAIVAAMALSLDVTARRRAELNLLGSETRYFGIFQNMMAGFARCRVIEENDEISDFEYLEVNPAFERLTGLGGVVGKRVSEIIPGIRDSNPELFQTYGRVSRTAVPERFETYVEPLGIWFSVTVYCPALGEFIAIFDNITEQKKSELALREATRRLELATRSAGLGVWDWDLRTNHMVWDDRMFDLYGYTSSDWPGGVEAWQQRLHPDDLARAMRDSQAALDGKSAYQSEFRIVWPDGSIHHLVADAVVLPDEQGKPVRMIGLNQDVTGQKEAEAQRARMEKEVFQSQKLESLGSLAGGIAHDMNNVLSAILGLTNFLQTRSAEDPALAKALGTVEHAALRGRDLVKGLTDFVRKDLDQPTLLDLNTLVTKESEILRMTTRQRVSLEVDLEPALGRVYGEAGTLGSALMNLCVNAIDAMPDGGVLRLKTRSLSEDQIALIVEDTGEGMSQETIDRAVEPFFTTKPVGKGTGLGLAMVHNAAKTHKGRLEIQSRLGVGTTISLILPVAHTHHSAEATPSVAHTGSRGGLRILLVDDDELIRASTPALLEQLGHVVEVAEGGISALKAIEKTGPFDLVILDHNMPGMTGIQVLEEIKSRDPNQAVMLATGFRDQAFESGLGHWPDTAVLSKPYSQREVQDRIEAIFPH; encoded by the coding sequence GTGAACACTTGGATCTGGAAGAAACACCTGACAAAGACCACCGTTCCGCAGATCCACCTCCATTCGGCGTGGGCGATGCTGGTGCCCGTGGCTGCCTTGGGTGTTCAAGCTGCTCTCTGGCGGTTCCTCCATCCCTACGTCTGGTTCCTGTTCTACCCGGCGGTGTTCTTCTCCTCCTGGCTCGGAGGTCGGAAGTGGGGGATCGCGGCCACCACGCTTTCTGCGGCCCTCGTCTGGTGGGGCTTCATGCCGCCTCAGTATGCGGTGAAGGTGATTGACCCCTCGGGCCTGCTTTCGATCGTGGTCTTCCTCGTGATGGGGACCCTGTTCAGCCTGTTCCAGGAACGGCTTCGCCAGGCAAAGGCCGACGCGGAAGCGGCGCTCGACAAGGTCCGGGAACTGGACGACCTGAAGAGCCGCATGTTTGCCAATGTCAGTCACGAACTGAGGACACCGTTGGCGCTGATTCTCGGCCCTTCAGAGCAGATGCTGGCCTCAGAAACGCTCACTCCCGAATCCCGTCGGCACCTCGAAGTGATTGATCGCAACGCCCGGCTGCTCTACCGGCATGTAACCGACCTGTTGGACGTCGCGCGCCTTGAATCGGGACGGCTTCAGCCTGCGTTTGCCCGGATCAACCTGGTCCAGGTTGCACGCACGGTAGCCTCCCACTTCGACAGCCTTGGGATGGATCGAAACATCGAGTTCTCCTGCCATCTGCCTGAGACGCTGCCGATGGAGGCCGATCCGGGGATGATCCAGCGCGTGCTGTTGAACCTGTTGTCCAATGCCTTCAAGTTCACACCCCCTGGGGGACGCATCCAACTGGTCGTGTGCCTCCTCGAATCAGCTGTGCGCATCGAGGTACACGATACAGGCCCGGGGATCCCGGAATCCCACCGCGAGCGCATTTTCAAGCGGTTCGAACAGGTGGATGGCGGGGCGGAGCGCGTCTACGGCGGTACTGGGCTGGGGCTGTCGATCGTCAAGGAGTTCGCCCTCCTGCATCGGGGGACGGCGTCCGTGCGGTCTGCACCTGGCACGGGGTCCATCTTCGAAGTCACCATTCCCCTCACGGCCCCGGCAGGAACGGTCGTGAAGGCCGACCTGCCGAGCCCTGATCCCCAACTGGAGCGGCAGTTCGCCGAGGAACTAGGCCGAAACAGCACCTCTCCCAAGTCGGGTGACCTTCGGGGTGACCTCCCCCTAGTCCTGGTGGTCGAGGACAACGCGGATCTCGGGGCGTACCTGGTGGACTTGCTGAAACCCACCTATCGCGTGGAGCTCGCCACCGCCGGACATGAAGGTCTGGAGAAGGCCCTAGCGCTGCGCCCGGCGCTCATCCTCACGGACATCATGATGCCAGGCATGAGTGGCGACCGGATGTTGCAACTGCTGCGGGCGCATCCTGAACTGGATGTCACTCCGGTCATCGTGCTCACGGCCAAACAGGACGAAACGCTCCTCCTTCACCTGTTCGAGCTGGGCGCCCAGGATTGCGTCCACAAGCCGTTCTCGAACAACGAGCTCCTCGCCAGGGTCAGGGCCCAGCTCACCGAGCGGAAACGGTCCGACGCATCCGCCCACTTCCAGAAGACCCTTTACGAGGCGGTAGCCGCCTCCATTCCGCAGGGTGGGCTCTATGTCGTGGACCCTGTCTTTGTCTTCTTGGTGGCACAGGGCTCCCTCATGCAGGATCTGATCGGATTCAGCGGCAACTTGGTCGGAAGGTCCGTGGATGACGTGCTTGAATGGGACCAGGCGGCCATGGTGAAGGCAAAATTCCAGAAAGCCCTCTCAGGCGAAGCTGTGTCCTACGAGATCGACATTCGGGATCGCACGTTGTGGACCCAGTACATGCCCATCCGGGATGCCTCGGGCGCCATCGTGGCGGCCATGGCCCTCTCCTTGGATGTGACCGCTCGCAGGCGCGCGGAATTGAATCTACTCGGCAGTGAAACCAGATACTTCGGGATCTTCCAGAACATGATGGCGGGCTTTGCGCGCTGCCGGGTGATCGAAGAAAACGATGAGATCAGTGACTTCGAGTACCTGGAAGTCAATCCAGCCTTCGAAAGACTCACAGGGTTGGGGGGTGTCGTAGGAAAGCGCGTGAGCGAAATCATTCCCGGTATCCGCGACTCGAATCCCGAGCTCTTCCAGACCTACGGCCGAGTGTCCCGCACCGCCGTCCCAGAGCGGTTCGAGACCTATGTTGAGCCACTCGGCATTTGGTTCTCTGTCACCGTCTACTGCCCGGCGCTCGGAGAATTCATCGCGATCTTCGACAACATCACCGAGCAAAAAAAGTCGGAGCTTGCCCTTCGCGAAGCCACGAGGAGGCTGGAGTTGGCCACGCGTTCAGCTGGACTCGGAGTGTGGGACTGGGACCTTCGGACCAACCATATGGTCTGGGACGACAGGATGTTCGACCTCTACGGGTACACATCTTCCGATTGGCCCGGAGGAGTCGAAGCTTGGCAGCAGCGCCTGCACCCCGATGACCTGGCGCGGGCCATGAGGGACTCTCAAGCAGCACTGGATGGGAAAAGCGCCTACCAAAGCGAATTCAGGATTGTCTGGCCTGATGGCTCGATCCACCACCTGGTCGCAGATGCGGTCGTCCTGCCGGACGAGCAGGGAAAACCCGTTCGCATGATTGGGTTGAACCAGGATGTCACGGGGCAGAAGGAGGCGGAGGCCCAGCGTGCCCGAATGGAAAAGGAGGTCTTTCAGTCCCAGAAACTGGAAAGCCTGGGAAGCCTTGCTGGGGGGATCGCCCACGACATGAACAACGTGCTCTCCGCCATCCTGGGATTGACCAACTTTTTGCAGACCAGGAGTGCGGAGGATCCGGCACTGGCGAAGGCACTGGGTACCGTAGAGCACGCGGCATTGAGGGGACGGGACCTCGTGAAAGGGCTCACAGATTTCGTGAGGAAGGATTTGGATCAGCCCACCTTGCTGGACCTGAACACTCTGGTCACCAAGGAATCAGAAATCCTGCGCATGACCACCCGCCAACGCGTGTCCTTGGAAGTGGATCTCGAACCTGCCCTCGGCAGGGTCTACGGCGAGGCAGGCACCCTTGGAAGTGCCCTCATGAACCTCTGTGTCAACGCCATCGACGCCATGCCGGACGGAGGCGTCCTTCGACTGAAAACCCGCAGCCTCTCTGAAGATCAGATCGCCCTGATCGTCGAGGACACAGGGGAAGGCATGAGCCAGGAGACGATCGATCGGGCGGTGGAGCCCTTTTTCACCACCAAGCCAGTGGGAAAGGGCACCGGCCTAGGGCTTGCCATGGTGCATAACGCCGCGAAAACCCACAAAGGGCGCCTGGAGATCCAAAGCCGACTGGGCGTCGGCACGACCATCAGCCTTATCCTGCCGGTCGCCCACACACACCATTCAGCAGAGGCTACTCCCAGCGTCGCCCATACAGGGTCGCGCGGGGGCTTGCGAATCCTGCTGGTGGACGACGACGAGTTGATCAGAGCGTCGACGCCGGCCTTGTTGGAACAACTCGGCCATGTCGTAGAAGTGGCTGAAGGCGGCATCTCTGCTTTGAAAGCCATTGAGAAGACTGGCCCCTTTGATCTGGTGATTCTCGACCACAACATGCCAGGCATGACAGGCATTCAGGTACTCGAGGAGATCAAGTCGCGGGATCCAAATCAAGCCGTCATGCTCGCCACAGGATTCCGGGACCAGGCGTTCGAATCCGGGCTAGGCCACTGGCCGGATACTGCGGTTCTCTCCAAGCCATACTCCCAACGCGAGGTGCAGGACAGGATCGAAGCCATATTCCCCCACTAG
- a CDS encoding ElyC/SanA/YdcF family protein yields MALLLLLDLLWMGLWFPLAARDRTLLPAELPLPPAPVLVLGAGVRPGKEPSPVLEERLKTALYLFQSGRAPWILVSGDNRSVYYNEPQAMRRWLIRQGVPPTHIVSDFAGRRTYDSLKRADRVFGVHRLTIVTSGFHVPRALYLASSMGLDARAVAASSREVPLRTQIGFWIREWAARHVALWDRWFPPTPMLGPREPTPEDYLK; encoded by the coding sequence TTGGCATTGCTTCTCCTGTTGGATCTGCTCTGGATGGGCCTTTGGTTCCCCTTGGCGGCCAGGGACAGGACCCTCCTGCCCGCTGAACTCCCCCTTCCCCCCGCTCCGGTGCTGGTACTGGGAGCGGGGGTCAGACCTGGCAAGGAGCCCTCCCCCGTCCTGGAGGAGCGCCTGAAGACCGCCCTCTACCTCTTCCAGTCAGGGCGGGCCCCCTGGATCCTGGTCTCGGGCGACAACCGTTCCGTCTACTACAACGAACCCCAGGCCATGCGCCGCTGGCTGATCCGCCAGGGGGTGCCCCCCACCCACATCGTGAGTGACTTTGCCGGTCGCAGGACCTACGACAGTCTCAAACGGGCCGATCGGGTCTTCGGCGTGCACCGCCTCACCATCGTCACTTCGGGCTTCCATGTCCCCAGAGCCCTCTACCTGGCCTCCAGCATGGGCCTGGACGCCCGGGCCGTGGCTGCAAGCTCCCGGGAGGTGCCCCTCCGCACCCAGATCGGCTTCTGGATCAGGGAGTGGGCCGCCCGCCATGTCGCCCTCTGGGACCGATGGTTCCCCCCCACCCCCATGCTGGGCCCCCGGGAGCCCACCCCTGAGGACTATCTGAAGTGA
- the recG gene encoding ATP-dependent DNA helicase RecG gives MDALPTLPLSAKVTALRGVGPAYATALQEAGIETLRDLLWALPHRYVDRGSVLPIGELDRWHSPGGDRELTTVLGRIKDLRQSTTKVQRMTLVEALVEDGTGTLRLVWFNQAYLTRVLKVGDRVLVFGGLAMGRHGLEMRGPSIEVLGRGGEREENLWVRRFLPLYRKLGPILGRTRARLVQEALRHLHAPQDWLPLELGKGLPTTLDALRLLHQPLDESDPDALELGATPAHRRLASEELFAFALGVAMRRAGRLRRRGLVVPTSEALREKLKAYLPFHLTGAQRTAFRDIVGDLTSGRVMNRLLQGDVGAGKTLVAFLAMAMVAETGGQAALLAPTEVLARQHAATFERLLGEDAHRLQVLLGAMKAAPKREALARIASGEAHYIVGTHALFQESVSFERLQLVVVDEQHRFGVKQREALKEKGGDPHWLVMSATPIPRSLALALFGDLDQSVLDELPPGRQPIRTRLFDPDDAERAWELAERELEAGHQVFVVSPAIDPQDETKVPLRDIQAMEALLRGRFPQVSLAVVHGRLKTEEMAQRMEGFVRGDTRILLATTVIEVGVDVPNATVMVVDHAERFGLSQLHQLRGRVGRGSARSHFLMISASETERLQALVETQDGFRIAQRDLELRGPGEFFGTRQSGLPQFQVADLVRDRGLLNTCREAADRALAHGLGEAQLAWLRQEQARLRLAEIS, from the coding sequence ATGGACGCCCTGCCCACTCTCCCCCTCTCCGCCAAGGTGACCGCCCTGAGGGGCGTGGGGCCGGCCTATGCCACCGCGCTCCAGGAGGCGGGCATCGAGACGCTGCGAGACCTGCTCTGGGCGCTGCCCCACCGGTACGTGGACCGGGGCTCGGTCCTGCCCATCGGGGAGCTGGACCGCTGGCACAGCCCAGGGGGTGATAGGGAGCTCACGACGGTCCTGGGCCGGATCAAGGATCTCCGGCAGAGCACCACCAAGGTTCAGCGCATGACCCTGGTGGAGGCCCTGGTGGAGGACGGCACGGGCACCCTGAGGCTGGTCTGGTTCAACCAGGCCTACCTGACGCGGGTGCTGAAGGTTGGGGACCGGGTCCTGGTCTTCGGCGGCCTGGCCATGGGGCGCCACGGGCTGGAGATGCGCGGTCCTTCCATCGAGGTCCTGGGGCGGGGGGGGGAGCGTGAGGAGAATCTCTGGGTGCGGCGCTTCCTGCCCCTCTACCGGAAGCTGGGGCCCATTCTGGGGCGTACCCGGGCACGGCTGGTCCAGGAGGCCCTGAGGCACCTCCATGCCCCCCAGGACTGGCTGCCACTGGAGTTGGGCAAGGGGCTCCCCACCACCCTGGATGCCCTCCGGCTCCTTCACCAGCCTTTGGATGAGAGTGACCCCGATGCCCTGGAGCTGGGCGCCACTCCGGCCCACCGCCGCCTGGCCTCCGAGGAGCTCTTCGCCTTCGCCCTCGGGGTGGCCATGCGCCGGGCAGGGCGCTTGCGGCGCCGGGGTCTGGTGGTGCCCACCAGTGAGGCGCTGCGGGAGAAGCTCAAGGCCTACCTGCCCTTCCACCTCACCGGTGCCCAGCGGACGGCCTTCCGGGACATCGTGGGGGATCTCACCTCGGGCCGGGTCATGAACCGGCTCCTGCAGGGAGATGTGGGTGCAGGCAAGACTCTGGTGGCCTTTCTGGCCATGGCCATGGTGGCCGAGACCGGGGGACAGGCGGCCCTGCTTGCCCCCACGGAGGTCCTGGCGCGCCAGCATGCGGCCACCTTCGAGCGGCTCCTGGGGGAGGATGCTCACCGGCTCCAGGTGCTCCTGGGGGCCATGAAGGCAGCCCCCAAGCGGGAGGCCCTGGCCCGGATCGCCTCGGGAGAGGCTCACTACATTGTGGGCACCCATGCCCTCTTCCAGGAGTCCGTCAGCTTCGAGCGGCTCCAGTTGGTGGTGGTGGACGAGCAGCACCGCTTCGGCGTGAAACAGCGTGAGGCCCTCAAGGAGAAGGGGGGGGACCCCCATTGGCTGGTGATGAGTGCGACCCCCATCCCGCGCAGCCTGGCCCTGGCCCTCTTCGGGGACCTGGACCAGTCTGTGCTCGACGAGCTGCCTCCCGGTCGCCAGCCCATCCGGACCCGGCTCTTCGACCCTGACGATGCGGAGCGGGCCTGGGAGCTGGCTGAACGGGAACTGGAGGCAGGCCACCAGGTCTTCGTGGTGAGCCCCGCCATCGACCCCCAGGACGAGACCAAGGTGCCCCTGAGGGACATCCAGGCCATGGAGGCCCTGCTGCGGGGACGCTTCCCCCAGGTCAGCCTGGCGGTGGTCCACGGTCGGCTCAAGACCGAGGAGATGGCGCAGCGTATGGAGGGCTTTGTGCGTGGGGACACCCGCATCCTTCTGGCCACCACGGTGATCGAGGTGGGGGTCGATGTCCCCAATGCCACGGTGATGGTGGTGGATCACGCCGAGCGCTTCGGGCTTTCCCAGCTCCATCAGCTCCGGGGGAGGGTGGGGCGGGGATCGGCCCGCAGCCACTTCCTCATGATCAGCGCCAGTGAGACGGAGCGGCTGCAGGCCCTGGTGGAGACCCAGGATGGCTTCCGCATCGCCCAGCGGGACCTGGAGCTCCGGGGGCCCGGGGAGTTCTTCGGCACCCGGCAGTCCGGTCTGCCCCAGTTCCAGGTGGCGGATCTAGTCAGGGACCGCGGCCTCCTGAACACCTGCCGGGAGGCGGCGGATCGGGCCCTGGCCCACGGGTTGGGGGAGGCCCAGCTGGCTTGGCTCCGCCAGGAACAGGCCCGGCTGAGGCTCGCGGAGATCAGCTAA
- a CDS encoding LysR family transcriptional regulator, whose amino-acid sequence METRQLRCFLEVAEQLNFTRAAKHLFLTHSAVGYQVAALEEELGARLFDRNSHSVKLTPAGVYFRTQVQRILAEYAAVAAMTQRIGSGVAGQLRLGFLGGSEERFLPLVLRRFRRTYPLVEVQPSHHALAQLRDGLVQGTLDLAFTHTLTVADLPGLRIWPLSESPLGVVLSREHPLAHRKRLRLGDLKGELFVQLSSAVATAALESHRRLFAKAGFEPRIVQWAGDFGALFLLLEADVGLTILPRYKVKLKDHPHLRYIPLQDEGARLESCIAWQAQSDNPVLALFLRELGVRPLS is encoded by the coding sequence ATGGAAACCCGACAGCTCCGCTGCTTCCTGGAGGTGGCCGAGCAACTGAACTTCACCCGGGCCGCCAAGCACCTCTTCCTCACCCACTCGGCGGTGGGCTATCAGGTGGCTGCCCTGGAGGAGGAACTGGGCGCGCGGCTCTTCGACCGCAACTCCCATTCCGTGAAGCTGACCCCTGCCGGGGTCTACTTCCGCACCCAGGTCCAACGCATCCTGGCGGAATACGCCGCCGTCGCCGCCATGACCCAGCGGATTGGGAGCGGCGTGGCCGGGCAGCTGCGCCTGGGCTTCCTGGGAGGCAGCGAGGAACGCTTCCTCCCCCTGGTGCTCCGCCGATTCCGGCGCACCTACCCCCTGGTGGAGGTACAGCCCAGCCACCACGCCCTCGCCCAGCTCCGGGACGGCCTGGTTCAGGGGACCCTGGATCTGGCCTTCACCCACACCCTGACTGTGGCGGACCTCCCGGGGCTCCGGATCTGGCCACTCAGCGAAAGCCCCCTGGGGGTGGTCCTGAGCCGGGAGCATCCCCTGGCGCACCGGAAGCGCCTCCGGCTGGGGGATCTCAAGGGAGAGCTCTTTGTGCAGCTCTCCAGCGCCGTGGCCACCGCCGCTCTGGAATCCCACCGGCGCCTCTTCGCCAAGGCCGGGTTCGAACCCCGCATCGTCCAGTGGGCGGGTGACTTCGGCGCCCTCTTCCTGCTCCTGGAGGCGGATGTGGGCCTGACCATCCTCCCCAGGTACAAGGTCAAGCTCAAGGATCACCCCCACCTGCGCTACATCCCGCTCCAGGACGAGGGGGCCCGCCTGGAGAGCTGCATCGCCTGGCAAGCCCAGTCCGATAACCCGGTCCTGGCCCTGTTCCTCCGGGAACTGGGGGTGAGACCCCTTAGCTGA
- a CDS encoding EthD domain-containing protein: protein MPIKLMAASRKRPGLTRAEYQRYIEFYHGTIARQERLKIDTYIQNHVIDGAWGVLSDPDHQNKVVDRDAVVELSFKCFRDMMETLEPAVPSAASADGQYFANESTNIIVMAEEEEVPVANPIPAFNPGLGIVKGVGALKVLQYIMRDENTYPEDYRMYWRQAHEAAAAASPYYQEQCRRVQANWRCRANDNDGAARKHFKMVDPPVYDLVVAHWFDTMEQVGAFRQYVETLQKAEGPTYAHWSQSFFLYTKQIVIVRDTPLS from the coding sequence ATGCCCATCAAGCTGATGGCCGCATCACGCAAGCGCCCGGGGCTCACCCGGGCCGAATACCAGCGTTACATCGAGTTCTACCACGGCACCATCGCCCGCCAGGAGCGCCTCAAGATCGACACCTACATCCAGAACCACGTCATCGATGGGGCCTGGGGGGTGCTCAGCGATCCCGACCACCAGAACAAGGTGGTGGACCGCGACGCCGTGGTGGAGCTCTCCTTCAAGTGCTTCCGGGACATGATGGAGACCCTGGAGCCTGCAGTACCCTCCGCCGCCTCCGCCGATGGGCAGTATTTCGCCAACGAGAGCACCAATATCATCGTCATGGCCGAGGAGGAGGAGGTCCCCGTGGCCAATCCCATCCCCGCCTTCAATCCGGGTCTCGGCATCGTGAAAGGGGTCGGCGCCCTCAAGGTCCTGCAGTACATCATGCGCGATGAAAACACCTATCCGGAGGACTACCGGATGTACTGGCGCCAGGCTCACGAGGCCGCGGCAGCCGCCTCCCCCTACTACCAGGAGCAGTGCCGCCGGGTGCAGGCCAACTGGCGCTGCCGGGCCAATGACAACGATGGCGCCGCCCGCAAGCACTTCAAGATGGTTGATCCCCCGGTCTACGACCTGGTGGTGGCCCACTGGTTCGACACGATGGAGCAGGTGGGGGCCTTCCGCCAGTACGTCGAGACCCTCCAAAAGGCCGAGGGGCCGACCTATGCCCATTGGTCCCAGTCCTTCTTCCTCTACACCAAGCAGATCGTCATCGTCCGCGACACGCCCCTGAGCTGA
- the dnaB gene encoding replicative DNA helicase has translation MGTEWLPERLPEDVEAERALLATCCAPGAESAASEIVFELTEDDFVHPGHRAVFKALRSLIEEQIEVNALTLKDALDQNGDLNRIGGYTGLVELLASEEVGRPQVLANLLSRKRKHRQLIRLGAQLVRQAAEEEAPPETLVEQAAADLFRLSQSRERKGLEHVNDVAREAFENLMDRLEGRGSSGLKVGFSRLDALTQGFQPGNLIVLAARPGIGKTALALNWLLRSSLYHGAHAAFFSLEMSKEEVFNRILSAHSSINIKSVIAGEFTDEIQARLLRARDELIELPLFINDQAAITVREITAMVDRHLAQANQRLDLLIIDYLQLLSSPPDSRASKQNEATRVGELSRGLKLLAKDRGLPVVILSQLNREVEHRQGGLPQLSDLRDSGAIEQDADMVMFIHRQMKPKDEGEEDDRSAQLVIAKHRNGALGKIPLYFEGEFARYRELERETLGDY, from the coding sequence ATGGGCACGGAGTGGCTGCCTGAGCGGCTTCCGGAGGACGTTGAAGCCGAGCGCGCGCTCCTGGCCACCTGCTGTGCGCCGGGGGCCGAGAGCGCCGCTTCCGAGATCGTCTTCGAGCTCACCGAGGACGACTTTGTCCATCCCGGGCACCGGGCTGTCTTCAAGGCGCTCCGCAGCCTCATCGAGGAGCAGATTGAGGTCAACGCCCTCACCCTGAAGGACGCCCTGGACCAGAACGGCGACCTGAATCGCATCGGGGGCTACACCGGGCTGGTGGAGCTCCTGGCCAGCGAAGAGGTGGGGCGTCCCCAGGTCTTGGCGAACCTTCTCTCCCGCAAGCGCAAGCACCGCCAGCTCATCCGCCTCGGCGCCCAGCTGGTGCGCCAAGCCGCCGAGGAGGAGGCTCCCCCGGAGACTCTGGTGGAGCAGGCCGCCGCCGACCTCTTCCGGCTCTCCCAGTCCCGGGAGCGCAAGGGGCTGGAGCATGTGAACGATGTGGCACGGGAGGCCTTCGAGAACCTCATGGACCGCCTGGAGGGGCGTGGCAGCAGCGGTCTCAAGGTGGGCTTCTCCCGTCTGGATGCCCTCACCCAGGGCTTCCAGCCCGGCAACCTCATCGTGCTGGCCGCCCGTCCCGGTATCGGCAAGACCGCGCTGGCCCTGAACTGGCTCCTGCGCTCCTCCCTCTATCATGGCGCCCACGCGGCCTTCTTCTCCCTCGAGATGTCCAAGGAGGAGGTCTTCAACCGAATCCTTTCGGCCCATTCATCCATCAACATCAAGTCCGTGATCGCCGGGGAGTTCACCGACGAGATCCAGGCCCGGCTTCTCCGGGCCCGGGATGAGCTGATCGAACTGCCGCTCTTCATCAACGACCAGGCGGCCATCACCGTCCGGGAGATCACGGCGATGGTGGACCGTCACCTGGCCCAGGCCAACCAGCGACTGGACCTGCTCATCATCGACTACCTCCAGCTGCTCAGCTCCCCCCCCGACAGCCGGGCCTCCAAGCAGAACGAGGCCACCCGCGTGGGCGAGCTGAGCCGCGGGCTCAAGCTCCTGGCCAAGGACCGGGGGCTCCCTGTGGTCATCCTCTCCCAGCTCAACCGTGAGGTGGAGCACCGCCAGGGTGGCCTGCCCCAGCTCTCGGACCTCCGGGACTCCGGTGCCATCGAGCAGGATGCCGATATGGTGATGTTCATCCATCGCCAGATGAAGCCCAAGGACGAGGGTGAGGAGGACGACCGCTCCGCCCAGCTGGTCATCGCCAAGCACCGCAATGGCGCCCTGGGCAAGATTCCCCTCTACTTCGAAGGTGAGTTCGCCCGCTACCGCGAGCTGGAGCGGGAGACCCTCGGGGACTATTGA